The Bacillota bacterium LX-D genome has a window encoding:
- a CDS encoding tape measure protein, with product MATIRTAIQVYDGMTPGLRSITNALNMTISSFEALQSASHNAVDTASIQAARTELNRAELAFNEIEQQIREANQAQQQFNNDVRNGQGAADGLLGKLKGIAATVGAAFGAKKIIELTDSMTSTNARLDLMNDGLYTTKQLQDMILKSANASRTSYMDTAAAVSRLGVLAKDAFSNNAEIVAFAEQMNKQFKIGGAGIQDQAAAMYQLTQAMAAGKLQGDEFKSIMENAPLLAQAIAEYMGKTVGELKDMSAEGLITADVIKNAMFASADETNAKFAEMPMTIGQIGTVVGNTLLQTFEPVLQGIGRGAQWIYDNWSTLAPIFWGLTAAVGAYAAITGIQTAATWLSVAANRALITTMLSNPIMWIALAVGVLIGMIYKWVQSVGGLEIAWKICMNGILTAWDWVKIGFFTGVYWVLDLWDKLKLGIMTASVGIQNFIGDMKAGVLTILQNMVNGAIGIINNFINLLNKIPGVSISAIQEVTFGTTAQMENDAAKRAREADLQNYRNQLEAGMAARDAALERMKSDAWDAAAKRQAEISAAQAANAAKAAQENDFSSMFSNAEAMKNLADTAQNTSKMADSMEMSEETLEYMRDLAEQEVINRFTTAEITVNLGGITNNVSKDTDLDGIMTYLEEQLYETMQVAAAGVHE from the coding sequence ATGGCAACAATAAGAACAGCTATTCAGGTTTATGATGGTATGACACCAGGATTAAGAAGTATAACCAATGCTTTGAATATGACAATATCAAGCTTTGAAGCACTTCAAAGTGCTTCTCATAATGCGGTTGATACTGCAAGTATTCAAGCAGCAAGGACAGAATTAAACAGGGCAGAACTGGCTTTCAATGAGATTGAACAGCAAATAAGAGAAGCAAACCAGGCACAACAGCAATTTAATAATGATGTGCGGAATGGTCAAGGGGCTGCTGATGGTTTATTGGGTAAATTGAAGGGTATAGCTGCAACTGTTGGCGCTGCCTTTGGTGCTAAAAAAATTATTGAACTTACAGATTCAATGACTTCTACAAATGCAAGGCTTGACCTAATGAATGATGGCTTGTATACCACTAAACAACTTCAAGACATGATTTTAAAATCAGCAAATGCTTCTAGAACTTCATATATGGATACTGCTGCCGCTGTTTCCAGGCTTGGAGTTTTGGCTAAAGATGCTTTTTCAAACAATGCTGAAATAGTTGCTTTCGCTGAACAAATGAACAAACAATTCAAAATTGGTGGTGCCGGTATTCAAGACCAGGCAGCAGCAATGTACCAACTAACACAGGCAATGGCTGCGGGTAAATTACAAGGTGATGAATTCAAAAGCATTATGGAAAATGCACCACTTCTTGCCCAAGCGATTGCTGAATACATGGGAAAAACAGTTGGTGAATTAAAAGATATGTCTGCTGAAGGCTTAATTACTGCTGATGTTATCAAAAATGCAATGTTTGCTTCTGCTGATGAAACAAATGCAAAGTTTGCTGAAATGCCAATGACTATTGGACAGATTGGAACAGTTGTTGGAAATACCTTACTTCAGACTTTTGAACCAGTGCTTCAGGGTATTGGCAGAGGGGCGCAATGGATATATGACAACTGGTCAACCCTTGCACCAATATTTTGGGGTTTGACTGCTGCTGTTGGTGCTTACGCTGCAATTACAGGAATTCAAACCGCTGCAACCTGGCTTTCTGTTGCTGCAAATAGGGCTTTAATAACTACAATGCTTTCTAATCCCATTATGTGGATTGCTTTGGCTGTTGGTGTTTTAATCGGAATGATTTACAAATGGGTTCAGTCAGTTGGAGGGCTTGAAATAGCCTGGAAAATTTGTATGAATGGAATCCTGACAGCATGGGATTGGGTTAAAATCGGATTCTTCACAGGTGTTTATTGGGTGCTTGATTTATGGGATAAGCTGAAGCTTGGAATCATGACTGCAAGTGTTGGTATTCAGAATTTTATTGGTGATATGAAAGCGGGTGTGTTGACCATCCTTCAAAATATGGTCAATGGTGCAATTGGAATCATCAATAATTTCATTAACCTGCTGAATAAGATTCCAGGGGTATCCATTAGTGCAATCCAGGAAGTAACCTTTGGAACAACTGCACAGATGGAAAATGATGCAGCCAAAAGAGCAAGGGAAGCTGACCTTCAGAATTATAGGAATCAACTTGAAGCTGGTATGGCTGCAAGGGATGCAGCACTTGAAAGGATGAAGTCAGATGCATGGGATGCAGCCGCTAAAAGACAAGCTGAAATAAGTGCAGCACAAGCGGCAAATGCAGCCAAAGCAGCACAAGAAAATGACTTTTCATCTATGTTCAGTAATGCTGAAGCAATGAAGAATTTAGCTGATACTGCGCAAAATACATCAAAGATGGCTGATTCAATGGAAATGAGTGAAGAAACCCTTGAATATATGCGTGACCTGGCAGAACAGGAAGTAATAAACCGTTTTACAACTGCTGAAATTACTGTAAACCTTGGTGGTATAACCAACAATGTAAGTAAAGACACTGACCTTGATGGAATAATGACATACCTTGAAGAACAGTTATATGAAACTATGCAAGTTGCGGCTGCGGGGGTGCATGAGTAA
- a CDS encoding sigma-70 family RNA polymerase sigma factor encodes MTNEELVKEYQEGNYSALDELIQKNKGLVKYFANKYCGVASKALLDFDDLEQEGWIAFIKSLEKYRFDTEEPVKFISYAGEVIKGIMLNFINRNISRVKKSDITSDQIIMHSVNEVLSEDDDRNLEELLADENSEQPFLEVDEEIDNDILRQDLYEVLDSVFGKETEFNGEDFSFMDVNYLTFKLKNGITGREVLILHYGLEGKPQSIEQIGKKFNVSYQYVQQIKFGAIKKIRESEEGKALMKKYQWKVLSSLEHDRDKINKFASPDTVLERMEIVDDLLYKILKQCC; translated from the coding sequence TTGACTAATGAAGAACTTGTAAAAGAATATCAGGAAGGTAATTATTCTGCTTTAGATGAACTGATACAGAAAAATAAAGGGCTGGTCAAGTATTTTGCCAACAAATATTGTGGTGTTGCAAGTAAAGCATTGCTTGATTTTGATGACTTAGAACAAGAAGGTTGGATTGCTTTTATAAAATCACTTGAAAAATATAGGTTTGATACTGAAGAACCTGTTAAGTTTATTTCATATGCTGGTGAAGTAATTAAAGGTATAATGCTTAATTTCATAAACAGAAATATTTCCAGGGTTAAAAAAAGTGATATAACAAGTGACCAAATAATAATGCATAGTGTCAATGAGGTTCTGTCAGAAGATGATGATAGAAACCTTGAAGAATTACTTGCAGATGAAAATTCAGAACAGCCTTTTTTAGAAGTTGATGAAGAAATTGATAATGACATATTAAGGCAAGACCTATATGAAGTGCTTGATTCAGTATTTGGTAAAGAAACAGAATTCAATGGTGAAGATTTTAGTTTTATGGATGTCAATTATTTAACCTTCAAGCTGAAAAATGGTATTACTGGCAGGGAAGTTCTTATTTTACATTATGGATTAGAGGGGAAACCACAATCAATTGAACAAATAGGTAAAAAGTTCAATGTATCATATCAGTATGTTCAGCAAATTAAATTCGGTGCAATAAAAAAAATAAGAGAAAGTGAAGAAGGTAAAGCATTGATGAAAAAATATCAGTGGAAAGTGTTAAGTTCACTGGAACATGACAGGGATAAAATAAATAAATTTGCTTCACCTGATACGGTTCTTGAAAGAATGGAAATCGTTGATGATTTACTATATAAAATTCTCAAACAATGCTGTTAA
- a CDS encoding Mor transcription activator family protein, with product MPNTNVTNLETLEEIIGRKLFFEVIEKMPGAIFRLPNNAEHYNKQQRNKRIIEDFYRGMNVLDLMKKYQLKKSTIYKIIENP from the coding sequence ATGCCAAATACAAATGTTACAAATCTTGAAACTTTGGAAGAAATTATTGGTAGAAAATTGTTCTTTGAAGTTATTGAAAAAATGCCTGGTGCAATTTTCAGGCTGCCTAATAATGCAGAACACTATAATAAACAGCAGCGAAACAAACGAATCATTGAAGATTTTTATAGAGGAATGAATGTTCTTGACCTGATGAAAAAATATCAATTGAAAAAATCAACAATTTATAAAATCATAGAAAACCCTTAA
- a CDS encoding phage/plasmid primase, P4 family: MNIYEELFQDYVITKNKKCTEKFKDRTNKATFEQVKDYPEFAGVLKNDIVLVDIDDSEQSEILFRIVNDLNLNCVVIKTGRGKHFYFKNSGIKTNKTKTQTAIGLTVDIKLGLKSSYSVIKTDGQFRDVLRTPEELDMLPRWLFPIKYKAEFLDMEAGDGRNQALFNYELPLQGEGFTVEECRETIRIINKYILKEPLSDSELETILRDDAFQKPVFYQKNKFMHNVFGDYLMREEHIVSINNNLHIYSEGIYVDKIKLIFAAMIKHIPTITKNHRNETLSYLEAVCEDVKLSNINKIPVKNGLYNIDTDELEEFTPGYISKNKIPTAYNPAAESSLIDKFLDDLACGDITIRAVIEEMIGTTLYRSSDFDAFFILVGEGSNGKSTLLDLIIAMLGEENICSVELKDLDKTFKTAELFGKLANIGDDISSNDIKNSSFIKKLASGNKVNVERKGQNPFEMKSYAKMIFSSNTTPVIHDTSHGLNRRLILIPLNNKFEKDVHFKSKILSSENLEYLLKLAINGLKRVLKNNGEFTSSKAIEKAGNDYQKLNNPVLAYLEEVEHEELLNESTEHIFLQFKTWCSINNYEYEFQQQKFTAEVKKITGFKTKKVRTPKSNLRHRKKESYYVFVPADDDKGTG; encoded by the coding sequence TTGAATATATATGAAGAACTTTTCCAGGATTATGTAATTACCAAAAACAAAAAATGCACTGAAAAATTCAAGGATAGAACCAATAAAGCAACCTTTGAACAGGTAAAAGATTATCCTGAATTTGCTGGTGTTTTAAAAAATGACATTGTATTGGTTGACATAGACGATTCGGAACAAAGTGAAATTTTATTCAGAATTGTTAATGACTTAAATCTTAATTGTGTGGTTATAAAAACTGGCAGGGGTAAGCACTTCTATTTTAAAAATAGTGGCATAAAAACAAATAAAACTAAAACCCAAACAGCAATTGGCTTAACTGTTGATATAAAACTTGGATTAAAGAGTTCATATTCTGTTATTAAAACAGACGGTCAATTTAGGGATGTTTTAAGAACCCCTGAAGAACTGGATATGCTTCCAAGATGGCTGTTCCCAATAAAATATAAAGCTGAATTTCTTGACATGGAAGCTGGGGATGGTAGAAACCAAGCCTTATTTAATTATGAACTTCCGCTTCAGGGTGAGGGCTTCACTGTTGAAGAATGCAGGGAAACCATCAGAATAATAAATAAGTATATCCTAAAAGAACCTCTGTCAGATTCAGAACTTGAAACTATATTAAGGGATGATGCTTTTCAGAAACCAGTTTTCTATCAAAAGAATAAATTCATGCATAATGTATTTGGTGATTATTTGATGCGAGAAGAACATATTGTTTCAATCAATAATAATCTTCACATTTATTCTGAAGGCATTTATGTTGACAAAATTAAACTGATATTTGCAGCTATGATTAAGCATATACCAACAATTACCAAAAACCATAGGAATGAAACATTGTCATACCTTGAAGCGGTTTGTGAAGATGTAAAATTAAGCAATATCAACAAAATACCAGTAAAAAACGGACTATATAACATAGATACGGATGAACTTGAAGAATTTACACCAGGATATATTTCAAAAAATAAAATTCCTACAGCATACAATCCAGCAGCAGAATCAAGTTTAATAGATAAATTTCTTGATGATTTAGCTTGTGGTGATATTACCATAAGGGCAGTAATTGAAGAAATGATTGGAACAACCCTATATAGGTCAAGTGATTTTGATGCATTTTTTATCTTAGTTGGTGAAGGTTCAAATGGAAAATCTACATTGCTTGATTTAATAATTGCTATGCTTGGTGAAGAAAATATTTGTTCTGTGGAATTAAAAGACTTGGACAAGACATTCAAAACTGCTGAATTGTTTGGGAAGCTTGCAAACATAGGTGATGATATTAGTTCTAATGATATTAAGAATAGCAGCTTCATAAAGAAATTAGCTTCAGGAAATAAAGTCAATGTTGAAAGAAAAGGTCAGAATCCGTTTGAAATGAAAAGTTATGCAAAAATGATATTTAGTTCAAATACAACCCCTGTGATTCATGACACAAGCCATGGACTGAATAGAAGGTTAATTCTGATTCCACTGAATAACAAATTTGAAAAAGATGTTCATTTTAAAAGCAAGATTTTGAGTTCAGAAAATTTGGAGTATCTTTTGAAGCTTGCAATAAATGGCTTGAAAAGAGTATTGAAAAACAATGGTGAATTTACTTCATCAAAAGCTATTGAAAAAGCTGGAAATGATTATCAAAAATTAAATAATCCTGTTTTAGCATACTTAGAAGAAGTTGAACATGAAGAATTACTAAATGAATCTACAGAACATATATTTTTGCAATTTAAAACTTGGTGTTCGATAAACAATTATGAATATGAATTTCAACAACAAAAGTTTACTGCTGAAGTTAAGAAAATCACTGGATTTAAAACTAAAAAAGTACGGACACCTAAAAGCAATTTAAGACATAGAAAAAAAGAATCTTATTATGTGTTTGTTCCTGCTGATGATGATAAAGGAACTGGTTAG
- a CDS encoding HTH domain-containing protein: MKNKERMMLTMANNQVIKQEPKFITASEVAEMLGVSLTTGYRIVKQLNEELKQQGKITVAGKVSSRYFYEKVAL; encoded by the coding sequence ATGAAGAATAAAGAAAGGATGATGTTAACTATGGCAAATAATCAAGTTATTAAGCAAGAACCTAAATTTATAACTGCTTCTGAAGTTGCAGAAATGCTTGGTGTTTCTTTAACAACTGGCTACCGTATTGTAAAGCAATTAAATGAGGAACTGAAACAGCAAGGAAAAATTACTGTGGCTGGTAAGGTAAGTTCCCGCTATTTTTATGAGAAAGTGGCTTTATAA
- a CDS encoding helix-turn-helix transcriptional regulator, which produces MSHNLKIARIKQNLTQVELAKMVGITNKYLSQLETGKSKNPSKALMEKIARTLNCTVQELFFNEE; this is translated from the coding sequence GTGAGCCATAATTTAAAAATTGCAAGAATTAAACAAAACTTAACGCAAGTTGAACTTGCTAAAATGGTAGGTATTACCAATAAGTATTTATCACAGCTTGAAACTGGAAAATCTAAAAACCCAAGTAAAGCTTTGATGGAAAAGATAGCAAGAACATTAAATTGCACAGTTCAGGAATTGTTTTTCAATGAAGAATAA
- a CDS encoding helix-turn-helix transcriptional regulator: protein MLLKENLKRIRKAKKISQQELAELSGLSFSMVSKLESGEQSNPTLETIEKISFALGVKPSDLIGMGRYFDIKYNPDGKLAKENEKWDCFIKYLESIGYTVEIEPEVLEWHYEDVVEEGKVVGKAQIADKETYTATITKEKTSIIFTEAEFEEFRNTIEKSVEFEIYKANQNK from the coding sequence ATGTTATTAAAAGAAAATCTAAAACGGATTAGAAAAGCAAAGAAAATTAGCCAGCAAGAATTGGCAGAATTAAGCGGATTAAGTTTTAGCATGGTTAGTAAACTTGAAAGTGGTGAACAATCGAATCCAACATTGGAAACTATTGAAAAGATTTCTTTTGCTTTAGGTGTAAAACCATCAGATTTAATTGGGATGGGAAGATATTTTGATATTAAATATAATCCCGATGGTAAGCTTGCAAAAGAAAATGAAAAATGGGACTGTTTTATAAAGTATTTGGAATCTATTGGCTATACTGTTGAAATTGAACCTGAAGTTCTTGAATGGCATTATGAAGATGTTGTTGAAGAAGGGAAGGTTGTTGGAAAAGCACAAATTGCAGATAAAGAAACATATACAGCAACAATTACGAAAGAAAAAACATCAATAATCTTTACTGAAGCAGAATTTGAAGAATTTAGAAATACAATTGAAAAATCAGTGGAATTTGAAATTTATAAAGCCAACCAAAATAAATAA
- a CDS encoding site-specific integrase, with product MPVYKDEKRGTWYCKFNYKDWTGANKQKMQRGFKTQKEAKAFEREFLNKAHASCDMTFGSLVELYMEDCQSRLKPTTLENKKYVIDLKVLPFFKDMPINTITPTTVRKWQNELISHENNYSQTYLKTVNNQLSAIFNFAMKYYKLPSNPARICGSMGKKNADSMKFWTVEEFNKFIAAVEDKPVSKVAFELLFWTGMRSGELLALTLNDFDFEALTVSINKNYARMGDQDLILEPKTPKSKRVVTIPPFLAEMVQEYASKLYDYEPDERLFQVTKSYLHHEMKRGCKTSKVKKIRIHDLRHSHASLLIEMVFSPLLISERLGHENIETTLQTYSHLYPNKHSEVANKLQELNDKNQPENDENIK from the coding sequence ATGCCTGTTTACAAAGATGAAAAACGTGGTACTTGGTACTGCAAATTCAATTACAAGGATTGGACTGGTGCGAATAAACAAAAAATGCAACGTGGTTTTAAAACCCAAAAGGAAGCCAAGGCTTTTGAAAGGGAATTTCTAAATAAAGCCCATGCTTCTTGTGACATGACATTTGGCAGCTTGGTTGAACTGTATATGGAAGATTGTCAAAGCAGATTGAAGCCAACTACATTGGAAAATAAAAAGTATGTGATTGATTTAAAGGTATTGCCATTCTTTAAGGATATGCCGATTAACACCATTACCCCAACAACCGTTAGAAAATGGCAAAACGAATTGATTTCCCATGAAAATAATTATAGTCAAACATATCTGAAAACAGTAAATAACCAGCTTTCAGCAATATTTAATTTTGCAATGAAATATTACAAGCTTCCTTCAAATCCTGCCAGGATATGTGGAAGTATGGGGAAGAAAAATGCTGATTCAATGAAGTTTTGGACTGTGGAAGAATTCAATAAATTTATTGCTGCTGTGGAAGATAAGCCAGTTTCAAAGGTTGCGTTTGAACTGTTGTTTTGGACTGGTATGCGGTCAGGTGAATTATTGGCACTGACATTAAATGATTTCGATTTTGAAGCCTTAACAGTTAGCATAAATAAAAACTATGCAAGGATGGGTGACCAGGATTTAATACTTGAACCTAAAACACCCAAAAGCAAAAGGGTTGTTACAATACCACCTTTCTTGGCTGAAATGGTTCAGGAATATGCATCAAAACTTTATGATTATGAACCTGATGAAAGGTTGTTTCAGGTAACAAAGTCTTACCTTCATCATGAAATGAAAAGGGGTTGTAAGACTTCAAAAGTAAAGAAGATTAGAATTCATGACTTGCGACATTCCCACGCTTCATTGTTGATTGAAATGGTTTTTTCACCGCTGCTTATTTCGGAAAGGCTTGGACATGAAAATATTGAAACTACCTTACAAACTTATTCCCATCTTTATCCGAATAAACATAGCGAAGTGGCTAATAAGCTTCAGGAATTGAATGATAAAAACCAGCCTGAAAATGATGAAAATATAAAGTAG
- the guaA gene encoding glutamine-hydrolyzing GMP synthase, whose translation MAKEELVIVLDFGGQYNQLIARRVREAKVYCEMLPYFTPLEELLAKNPKGIIFSGGPSSVYGPEAPKIDPKIYNCGIPILGICYGMQLMAHDLGGVVENADNREYGKTQMEVVLEDDIMAALPKEQQCWMSHGDYIKTPPPGFKISARTENTPVTAMGNDQQKLYGVQFHPEVKHTPFGQEMLKNFLYHVCKCTGSWNMFSFIEAEVAKIQAIVGQRKVLCALSGGVDSAVAALLVHKAIGNQLTCVFVNHGLLRKGEAEQVRETFQGRFGLNFDYVDAEERFLSKLTGVEDPEQKRKIIGTEFIRVFEEEARKLGKIDFLVQGTLYSDVIESGTETAAKIKSHHNVGGLPEDMQFELIEPLRSLFKDEVRAVGEELGLPQEIVWRQPFPGPGLGIRILGEVTSEKLAILKEVDAIVTEEIQNAGLSREVWQYFAVLPDIRSVGVMGDERTYAYTAIIRAVTSHDAMTADWARLPYDLLEKMSSRIVNEVPKVNRVAYDITSKPPATIEWE comes from the coding sequence ATGGCGAAAGAAGAATTAGTTATTGTTTTAGATTTTGGCGGGCAATATAATCAACTAATTGCCCGCAGAGTTCGGGAAGCCAAGGTTTACTGTGAAATGTTACCTTATTTTACACCATTGGAAGAGCTGCTGGCGAAAAACCCCAAGGGTATTATTTTTTCCGGCGGGCCATCTAGCGTTTATGGACCTGAAGCTCCAAAAATAGATCCCAAAATTTATAACTGTGGCATTCCTATTTTAGGGATTTGCTATGGAATGCAGCTTATGGCCCACGATTTAGGTGGAGTTGTAGAAAATGCCGATAATAGGGAATATGGCAAAACCCAAATGGAAGTAGTTCTGGAAGATGATATTATGGCAGCTTTGCCCAAAGAACAGCAATGCTGGATGAGCCACGGTGATTATATCAAAACCCCCCCTCCAGGCTTTAAAATATCTGCGCGAACAGAGAATACACCGGTAACAGCTATGGGCAATGATCAGCAAAAATTATATGGAGTACAGTTTCACCCCGAAGTAAAGCATACTCCTTTCGGTCAAGAAATGTTAAAAAACTTTTTGTATCATGTTTGTAAATGCACTGGCAGTTGGAATATGTTTTCATTTATCGAAGCTGAAGTGGCAAAAATTCAAGCTATAGTAGGTCAACGTAAAGTTCTTTGTGCATTAAGCGGCGGTGTAGATTCTGCAGTAGCAGCTCTTTTAGTACACAAAGCAATTGGCAATCAATTAACTTGCGTTTTTGTTAACCATGGCTTACTCCGTAAAGGTGAAGCGGAGCAAGTCCGGGAAACATTCCAAGGCCGTTTTGGTTTAAATTTTGATTATGTCGACGCTGAAGAGCGTTTTTTAAGTAAATTAACGGGTGTAGAAGATCCGGAACAAAAGCGGAAAATTATTGGCACTGAATTCATCAGGGTCTTTGAAGAAGAGGCTAGAAAACTGGGGAAAATAGATTTCTTAGTGCAAGGCACTCTTTATTCCGATGTTATCGAAAGTGGAACAGAAACAGCAGCTAAAATTAAAAGTCACCATAATGTAGGTGGTTTGCCGGAAGATATGCAGTTTGAGCTAATCGAGCCTTTGCGTTCCCTCTTTAAAGATGAAGTGCGGGCAGTAGGGGAAGAACTAGGCTTACCTCAGGAAATTGTTTGGCGGCAGCCTTTCCCTGGACCAGGCTTAGGCATTAGAATTTTAGGTGAAGTAACTTCGGAAAAATTAGCTATTCTAAAAGAAGTAGATGCAATTGTAACTGAAGAAATTCAAAATGCAGGTTTAAGCAGGGAAGTATGGCAGTACTTTGCCGTCCTACCTGATATACGCAGCGTAGGAGTCATGGGCGACGAAAGAACTTACGCTTATACAGCAATCATCCGGGCTGTAACTAGCCACGATGCCATGACCGCAGACTGGGCAAGATTACCTTATGACTTACTGGAAAAAATGTCTTCCAGAATAGTCAACGAAGTACCAAAAGTCAACCGTGTAGCTTACGACATTACCTCCAAGCCGCCAGCTACTATAGAGTGGGAATAG
- the hpt gene encoding hypoxanthine phosphoribosyltransferase has protein sequence MNDVKGVLLTKDEIAAKVQELGKQIAADYQGKELLVVCILKGAVCFMADLIKAIDIPLAIDFMAVSSYGDDTKTSGAVMILKDLETNLKGKHVLIVEDIIDSGLTLKYLMENLDSRKPASLKICTLLDKPERRKVELKVDYNGFIIPDAFVVGYGLDYAEKYRNLPEVCVLKPEIYEK, from the coding sequence ATGAATGATGTAAAAGGAGTTTTACTTACCAAAGATGAAATTGCGGCAAAAGTACAAGAATTAGGCAAGCAAATTGCTGCTGATTACCAAGGCAAAGAATTGCTAGTAGTTTGTATCCTAAAAGGCGCAGTTTGTTTTATGGCCGATTTAATCAAAGCTATAGATATTCCTTTAGCAATTGATTTTATGGCTGTATCTAGTTATGGCGATGATACAAAGACATCTGGGGCAGTAATGATTTTAAAGGACTTAGAAACAAATTTAAAAGGTAAACACGTCTTAATTGTTGAGGATATTATAGACTCTGGATTAACCTTAAAATATTTAATGGAGAATCTGGACTCTAGGAAGCCAGCCAGCCTTAAAATCTGCACATTGCTGGATAAACCGGAACGCCGTAAAGTAGAATTAAAAGTTGACTATAATGGTTTTATTATTCCTGATGCTTTTGTGGTAGGTTATGGCTTAGATTATGCTGAAAAGTACCGTAATCTCCCTGAGGTATGTGTTTTAAAACCGGAAATATACGAAAAGTAA
- a CDS encoding uroporphyrinogen decarboxylase family protein has protein sequence MNHIERVLMAIAHQEPDRVPRGEFWLEQGLVKKLVSDIEDIGDFKAEVQALNALKFDLRAISPKEPPATEDFSGKEPLYKDMWGRKYTKLKELKVFNEPPIKDLALAEDYLFPNAKDCDYTKITKWREKTDFFLFALVDGVFEGVSSLLDFNQFLMATVNNTKIIQKMAAERARYLYEQVQLSLAAGADGILIGDDIAFNGGTLISPEALRKIFFPVYFEVVNELRQKGIPVFLHSDGNLNQILGDLVEIGFHGLHSLEPGAGMEIGAIKKEFGHKLCLMGNLDLGLLAMGSVSEVQEAAKNILNAAASGGGFIFSSAAGILSQDIPIENLQSVTKVLEQYNSCKQ, from the coding sequence ATGAATCATATTGAAAGAGTATTGATGGCCATAGCCCACCAAGAACCTGACCGGGTTCCCAGAGGGGAGTTTTGGTTGGAACAAGGTTTGGTTAAAAAATTAGTTTCAGATATAGAGGATATAGGGGATTTTAAAGCAGAAGTACAAGCTTTAAATGCTTTAAAATTCGACTTGCGAGCTATTTCCCCCAAGGAGCCGCCAGCAACTGAAGATTTCTCAGGTAAAGAACCTCTTTATAAAGATATGTGGGGACGTAAGTACACAAAACTAAAGGAGCTTAAAGTTTTTAATGAACCTCCCATTAAAGATCTTGCTTTAGCTGAAGATTACCTATTTCCAAATGCTAAAGATTGTGACTATACCAAAATCACAAAATGGCGGGAAAAGACAGACTTTTTTCTTTTCGCCTTAGTAGATGGAGTTTTTGAAGGTGTTTCCTCCTTACTTGATTTTAATCAATTTTTAATGGCTACAGTTAATAACACTAAAATCATTCAAAAAATGGCTGCTGAAAGAGCCCGGTATTTATATGAACAGGTGCAATTGTCTTTGGCAGCAGGGGCAGACGGTATTTTAATCGGCGATGATATTGCTTTTAATGGAGGTACTCTAATTTCTCCTGAAGCACTAAGAAAGATATTTTTCCCTGTTTACTTTGAAGTTGTAAATGAACTTCGTCAAAAAGGTATACCGGTTTTTTTGCATAGCGATGGAAACTTAAATCAAATTTTAGGTGATCTTGTGGAAATAGGCTTTCATGGTCTCCATTCTTTAGAACCAGGAGCAGGTATGGAAATTGGAGCTATTAAAAAGGAATTTGGCCATAAGCTCTGTTTAATGGGAAACCTAGATTTAGGTTTACTTGCAATGGGAAGTGTTAGCGAAGTCCAGGAGGCAGCTAAAAACATATTAAATGCAGCCGCTTCTGGAGGAGGATTTATTTTTAGCAGCGCTGCAGGAATTTTGAGCCAGGACATACCTATTGAGAACTTGCAGTCTGTAACAAAAGTTCTTGAACAATATAATTCATGTAAACAATAG